In one Procambarus clarkii isolate CNS0578487 chromosome 87, FALCON_Pclarkii_2.0, whole genome shotgun sequence genomic region, the following are encoded:
- the LOC123747023 gene encoding solute carrier family 35 member E1 homolog isoform X3 produces MAVQRADVSVVRIVFLCIVWYLVSSSNNVVGKTLLNEFPYPMTVTMVQLMSIAVYSSPVLRWMGVRRTADISWSYYKRIVIPLALGKFVASVFSHVSIWRVPVSYAHTVKATMPLFTILLARVLFGEKQTTKVYFSLVPIILGVAIATITEISFDMLGLVSALMSTCGFSLQNIYSKKVLTDTGIHHLRLLHLLGCLALFMFLPVWVFTDGLSIFYDDTLAKYDANQAKKKAAVAPLSEVTSSKILQGATDDNVSTYQNLYHPTHDANPFQAPPFHPAYVFNHTGSTGLGPYPRIPNGITDVSSHGGHSQTSAQNGYVNTGIRASLANSSNEQNMRSNGRVANI; encoded by the exons ATGGCTGTCCAGAGGGCAGACGTTAGTGTGGTGCGCATCGTATTTTTATGTATAGTTTGGTATCTAGTTAGCTCGAGTAATAATGTGGTAGGCAAGACGCTGCTTAATGAGTTCCCGTACCCCATGACGGTGACTATGGTGCAGTTAATGTCCATAGCGGTGTATAGTAGCCCGGTGTTGAGATGGATGGGGGTGAGAAGGACAGCTGACATTAGTTGGAGTTATTACAAGCGAATTGTTATTCCTTTGGCCCTGGGCAAGTTTGTGGCCTCTGTCTTCTCCCACGTCAGTATATGGCGGGTCCCGGTCTCCTACGCTCATACAG TTAAAGCtacaatgcctctgttcaccattTTACTTGCAAGAGTTTTATTTGGAGAAAAACAGACAACTAAG GTATATTTTTCATTAGTTCCAATCATCTTGGGAGTAGCCATTGCCACTATAACAGAGATCTCTTTCGACATGCTGGGACTTGTTTCTGCGCTAATGTCTACGTGTGGATTCTCACTCCAAAATATTTATTCTAAAAAG GTGTTAACTGACACAGGTATCCATCATTTGAGGCTGCTCCACTTGCTCGGATGTTTGGCTCTCTTCATGTTCCTCCCTGTCTGGGTTTTTACTGATGGCCTTAGTATTTTTTACGATGACACATTG GCCAAATATGATGCTAACCAGGCTAAGAAAAAGGCAGCCGTAGCACCACTCAGTGAAGTGACGAGTAGCAAGATCCTTCAAGGTGCAACAGACGATAACGTATCAACTTACCAGAATCTCTACCACCCGACACATGATGCAAACCCCTTTCAGGCACCTCCTTTCCATCCAGCGTATGTTTTCAATCACACTGGATCAACTGGATTGGGGCCTTATCCCAGGATACCAAATGGTATTACAGACGTTTCCAGCCATGGCGGTCACTCTCAGACTAGTGCTCAGAATGGTTATGTTAACACTGGCATTAGGGCCAGCTTAGCAAATAGCTCTAACGAACAAAATATGAGATCAAATGGGAGAGTAGCTAATATATGA
- the LOC123747023 gene encoding solute carrier family 35 member E1 homolog isoform X2, whose amino-acid sequence MAVQRADVSVVRIVFLCIVWYLVSSSNNVVGKTLLNEFPYPMTVTMVQLMSIAVYSSPVLRWMGVRRTADISWSYYKRIVIPLALGKFVASVFSHVSIWRVPVSYAHTVKATMPLFTILLARVLFGEKQTTKVLTDTGIHHLRLLHLLGCLALFMFLPVWVFTDGLSIFYDDTLLLRRDPGETIILLLVDGGLNWLQNFVAFTILNFVTPLTYAVANATKRISVITISLLLLRNPITLANIVGMFLAIIGVLGYNKAKYDANQAKKKAAVAPLSEVTSSKILQGATDDNVSTYQNLYHPTHDANPFQAPPFHPAYVFNHTGSTGLGPYPRIPNGITDVSSHGGHSQTSAQNGYVNTGIRASLANSSNEQNMRSNGRVANI is encoded by the exons ATGGCTGTCCAGAGGGCAGACGTTAGTGTGGTGCGCATCGTATTTTTATGTATAGTTTGGTATCTAGTTAGCTCGAGTAATAATGTGGTAGGCAAGACGCTGCTTAATGAGTTCCCGTACCCCATGACGGTGACTATGGTGCAGTTAATGTCCATAGCGGTGTATAGTAGCCCGGTGTTGAGATGGATGGGGGTGAGAAGGACAGCTGACATTAGTTGGAGTTATTACAAGCGAATTGTTATTCCTTTGGCCCTGGGCAAGTTTGTGGCCTCTGTCTTCTCCCACGTCAGTATATGGCGGGTCCCGGTCTCCTACGCTCATACAG TTAAAGCtacaatgcctctgttcaccattTTACTTGCAAGAGTTTTATTTGGAGAAAAACAGACAACTAAG GTGTTAACTGACACAGGTATCCATCATTTGAGGCTGCTCCACTTGCTCGGATGTTTGGCTCTCTTCATGTTCCTCCCTGTCTGGGTTTTTACTGATGGCCTTAGTATTTTTTACGATGACACATTG TTGTTACGGAGAGACCCTGGAGAGACGATTATCCTGCTATTGGTAGATGGTGGACTTAATTGGTTGCAGAATTTTGTGGCTTTTACAATTTTAAACTTCGTCACTCCACTCACTTATGCTGTTGCCAATGCCACCAAACGTATTTCTGTTATAACCATTTCTCTCCTATTGTTGAGGAATCCAATCACACTTGCAAATATTGTTGGCATGTTCCTGGCTATTATAGGAGTTCTGGGCTACAATAAG GCCAAATATGATGCTAACCAGGCTAAGAAAAAGGCAGCCGTAGCACCACTCAGTGAAGTGACGAGTAGCAAGATCCTTCAAGGTGCAACAGACGATAACGTATCAACTTACCAGAATCTCTACCACCCGACACATGATGCAAACCCCTTTCAGGCACCTCCTTTCCATCCAGCGTATGTTTTCAATCACACTGGATCAACTGGATTGGGGCCTTATCCCAGGATACCAAATGGTATTACAGACGTTTCCAGCCATGGCGGTCACTCTCAGACTAGTGCTCAGAATGGTTATGTTAACACTGGCATTAGGGCCAGCTTAGCAAATAGCTCTAACGAACAAAATATGAGATCAAATGGGAGAGTAGCTAATATATGA
- the LOC123747023 gene encoding solute carrier family 35 member E1 homolog isoform X1, whose product MAVQRADVSVVRIVFLCIVWYLVSSSNNVVGKTLLNEFPYPMTVTMVQLMSIAVYSSPVLRWMGVRRTADISWSYYKRIVIPLALGKFVASVFSHVSIWRVPVSYAHTVKATMPLFTILLARVLFGEKQTTKVYFSLVPIILGVAIATITEISFDMLGLVSALMSTCGFSLQNIYSKKVLTDTGIHHLRLLHLLGCLALFMFLPVWVFTDGLSIFYDDTLLLRRDPGETIILLLVDGGLNWLQNFVAFTILNFVTPLTYAVANATKRISVITISLLLLRNPITLANIVGMFLAIIGVLGYNKAKYDANQAKKKAAVAPLSEVTSSKILQGATDDNVSTYQNLYHPTHDANPFQAPPFHPAYVFNHTGSTGLGPYPRIPNGITDVSSHGGHSQTSAQNGYVNTGIRASLANSSNEQNMRSNGRVANI is encoded by the exons ATGGCTGTCCAGAGGGCAGACGTTAGTGTGGTGCGCATCGTATTTTTATGTATAGTTTGGTATCTAGTTAGCTCGAGTAATAATGTGGTAGGCAAGACGCTGCTTAATGAGTTCCCGTACCCCATGACGGTGACTATGGTGCAGTTAATGTCCATAGCGGTGTATAGTAGCCCGGTGTTGAGATGGATGGGGGTGAGAAGGACAGCTGACATTAGTTGGAGTTATTACAAGCGAATTGTTATTCCTTTGGCCCTGGGCAAGTTTGTGGCCTCTGTCTTCTCCCACGTCAGTATATGGCGGGTCCCGGTCTCCTACGCTCATACAG TTAAAGCtacaatgcctctgttcaccattTTACTTGCAAGAGTTTTATTTGGAGAAAAACAGACAACTAAG GTATATTTTTCATTAGTTCCAATCATCTTGGGAGTAGCCATTGCCACTATAACAGAGATCTCTTTCGACATGCTGGGACTTGTTTCTGCGCTAATGTCTACGTGTGGATTCTCACTCCAAAATATTTATTCTAAAAAG GTGTTAACTGACACAGGTATCCATCATTTGAGGCTGCTCCACTTGCTCGGATGTTTGGCTCTCTTCATGTTCCTCCCTGTCTGGGTTTTTACTGATGGCCTTAGTATTTTTTACGATGACACATTG TTGTTACGGAGAGACCCTGGAGAGACGATTATCCTGCTATTGGTAGATGGTGGACTTAATTGGTTGCAGAATTTTGTGGCTTTTACAATTTTAAACTTCGTCACTCCACTCACTTATGCTGTTGCCAATGCCACCAAACGTATTTCTGTTATAACCATTTCTCTCCTATTGTTGAGGAATCCAATCACACTTGCAAATATTGTTGGCATGTTCCTGGCTATTATAGGAGTTCTGGGCTACAATAAG GCCAAATATGATGCTAACCAGGCTAAGAAAAAGGCAGCCGTAGCACCACTCAGTGAAGTGACGAGTAGCAAGATCCTTCAAGGTGCAACAGACGATAACGTATCAACTTACCAGAATCTCTACCACCCGACACATGATGCAAACCCCTTTCAGGCACCTCCTTTCCATCCAGCGTATGTTTTCAATCACACTGGATCAACTGGATTGGGGCCTTATCCCAGGATACCAAATGGTATTACAGACGTTTCCAGCCATGGCGGTCACTCTCAGACTAGTGCTCAGAATGGTTATGTTAACACTGGCATTAGGGCCAGCTTAGCAAATAGCTCTAACGAACAAAATATGAGATCAAATGGGAGAGTAGCTAATATATGA
- the LOC123746933 gene encoding uncharacterized protein isoform X3, with amino-acid sequence MVTRIFPNFTGMVKRLVSTVMYKGYCSNEYNRQQSYAELCIMVTRIFPNFTKTLEAWLKRLWKVPATYERAVKRNLILSDAQIWIEKSGTSSCNWSGLPAYITESEYGLKSLELRLAIGVGYLHILQYQVPMQIRMVSTVTLLL; translated from the exons ATGGTAACCAGAATATTTCCTAACTTTACCGGCATGGTTAAA AGGTTGGTGTCTACGGTTATGTATAAAGGATATTGTTCGAATGAATATAATCGCCAACAATCATATGCTGAGCTGTGTATAATGGTAACCAGAATATTTCCTAATTTTACCAAGACTTTGGAGGCATGGTTAAAAAG gttgtggaaggtccCTGCAACGTATGAGAGAGCTGTTAAAAGAAACTTAATCTTAAGTGATGCACA AATATGGATTGAAAAGTCTGGAACTTCGTCTTGCAATTGGAGTGGGTTACCTGCATATATTACAGAATCAG AATATGGATTGAAAAGTCTGGAACTTCGTCTTGCAATTGGAGTGGGTTACCTGCATATATTACAATATCAG GTGCCAATGCAGATTAGAATGGTATCAACAGTGACACTTCTACTGTAA
- the LOC123746933 gene encoding uncharacterized protein isoform X2 — protein sequence MVTRIFPNFTGMVKRLVSTVMYKGYCSNEYNRQQSYAELCIMVTRIFPNFTKTLEAWLKRLWKVPATYERAVKRNLILSDAQIWIEKSGTSSCNWSGLPAYITESEYGLKSLELRLAIGVGYLHILQNQVPMQIRMVSTVTLLL from the exons ATGGTAACCAGAATATTTCCTAACTTTACCGGCATGGTTAAA AGGTTGGTGTCTACGGTTATGTATAAAGGATATTGTTCGAATGAATATAATCGCCAACAATCATATGCTGAGCTGTGTATAATGGTAACCAGAATATTTCCTAATTTTACCAAGACTTTGGAGGCATGGTTAAAAAG gttgtggaaggtccCTGCAACGTATGAGAGAGCTGTTAAAAGAAACTTAATCTTAAGTGATGCACA AATATGGATTGAAAAGTCTGGAACTTCGTCTTGCAATTGGAGTGGGTTACCTGCATATATTACAGAATCAG AATATGGATTGAAAAGTCTGGAACTTCGTCTTGCAATTGGAGTGGGTTACCTGCATATATTACAGAATCAG GTGCCAATGCAGATTAGAATGGTATCAACAGTGACACTTCTACTGTAA
- the LOC123746933 gene encoding uncharacterized protein isoform X4, which translates to MVTRIFPNFTGMVKRLVSTVMYKGYCSNEYNRQQSYAELCIMVTRIFPNFTKTLEAWLKRLWKVPATYERAVKRNLILSDAQIWIEKSGTSSCNWSGLPAYITESEYGLKSLEIRLAIGVGYLHILQNQVPMQIRMVSTVTLLL; encoded by the exons ATGGTAACCAGAATATTTCCTAACTTTACCGGCATGGTTAAA AGGTTGGTGTCTACGGTTATGTATAAAGGATATTGTTCGAATGAATATAATCGCCAACAATCATATGCTGAGCTGTGTATAATGGTAACCAGAATATTTCCTAATTTTACCAAGACTTTGGAGGCATGGTTAAAAAG gttgtggaaggtccCTGCAACGTATGAGAGAGCTGTTAAAAGAAACTTAATCTTAAGTGATGCACA AATATGGATTGAAAAGTCTGGAACTTCGTCTTGCAATTGGAGTGGGTTACCTGCATATATTACAGAATCAG AATATGGATTGAAAAGTCTGGAAATTCGTCTTGCAATTGGAGTGGGTTACCTGCATATATTACAGAATCAG GTGCCAATGCAGATTAGAATGGTATCAACAGTGACACTTCTACTGTAA
- the LOC123746933 gene encoding uncharacterized protein isoform X5, which translates to MYKGYCSNEYNRQQSYAELCIMVTRIFPNFTKTLEAWLKRLWKVPATYERAVKRNLILSDAQIWIEKSGTSSCNWSGLPAYITESEYGLKSLELRLAIGVGYLHILQYQVPMQIRMVSTVTLLL; encoded by the exons ATGTATAAAGGATATTGTTCGAATGAATATAATCGCCAACAATCATATGCTGAGCTGTGTATAATGGTAACCAGAATATTTCCTAATTTTACCAAGACTTTGGAGGCATGGTTAAAAAG gttgtggaaggtccCTGCAACGTATGAGAGAGCTGTTAAAAGAAACTTAATCTTAAGTGATGCACA AATATGGATTGAAAAGTCTGGAACTTCGTCTTGCAATTGGAGTGGGTTACCTGCATATATTACAGAATCAG AATATGGATTGAAAAGTCTGGAACTTCGTCTTGCAATTGGAGTGGGTTACCTGCATATATTACAATATCAG GTGCCAATGCAGATTAGAATGGTATCAACAGTGACACTTCTACTGTAA